One window of Medicago truncatula cultivar Jemalong A17 chromosome 2, MtrunA17r5.0-ANR, whole genome shotgun sequence genomic DNA carries:
- the LOC25486068 gene encoding F-box/kelch-repeat protein At3g06240 produces the protein MEKSATPTTGKVSNHIPDDVAFSILSKLPLKSLQRFESVSKPWSLLFQNSYFMKMYRNHIIYRNHSGYDDASLILRHTIAVDYVTPLVEPLIRSTFYFISGERFENRVKLNMSLPFQVLGQDIYILGSISINGFVCLSNVPDDERKAVLWNPTTEEFIVIPSSPVESLPYRKFEAFIHGFGYDRVRDDYKVIRYVVFDSLSFYDVMFRGLSEQEASWKDVPMEPLWEIYSLRSNSWKKLDVDTSMVMSPETREETVRFYMDGMCHWWDKIEKDNDDGGTYFVSFDVTNEVCFTTPMPSDIDHTFDIRLVKRQLVMLNGSIGLISYSGETNTLHVSILGEIGVKESWTKLFIVGPLPHVKYPIEAGKNGDIFFIKKDGELACFNLDTQTIKELGVEGDMSQIVVKNEAAKEIEREAVVTVSKAQGIEVAAAVDAYRV, from the coding sequence ATGGAGAAATCTGCGACGCCGACGACCGGAAAGGTTAGCAATCACATACCTGACGATGTTGCATTTTCCATTCTATCAAAATTGCCTCTTAAATCTTTGCAGCGATTTGAATCTGTATCTAAACCATGGTCATTGTTATTTCAAAACTCTTATTTCATGAAAATGTACCGCAACCATATCATATACAGAAATCATTCTGGCTATGATGATGCATCTCTCATTTTACGGCATACTATTGCGGTTGACTACGTTACGCCTTTGGTTGAACCCCTAATTCGGTccacattttatttcatttctggTGAGAGATTTGAGAATAGGGTTAAATTAAATATGTCACTCCCATTTCAAGTGCTTGGCcaagatatttatattttgggtTCTATCAGTATCAATGGCTTTGTTTGTCTTTCTAATGTACCGGATGATGAGAGGAAAGCTGTATTGTGGAATCCAACTACCGAGGAATTCATTGTCATTCCTTCTAGTCCTGTTGAGTCGTTACCGTATCGGAAGTTTGAAGCTTTTATTCATGGGTTTGGTTATGATCGTGTTAGGGATGATTATAAGGTGATTCGGTATGTAGTGTTTGATAGCCTATCTTTCTATGACGTTATGTTTAGGGGTTTGTCTGAGCAAGAGGCTTCATGGAAAGATGTACCTATGGAACCCTTATGGGAAATATATAGCCTAAGAAGCAACTCTTGGAAGAAACTTGATGTTGACACGTCTATGGTGATGTCTCCTGAAACAAGAGAAGAAACTGTCCGATTCTACATGGATGGAATGTGTCATTGGtgggataaaattgaaaaagataatgATGATGGTGGaacatattttgtttcatttgacGTGACCAATGAGGTGTGTTTTACGACACCCATGCCCTCGGATATTGATCATACTTTTGATATTAGATTGGTGAAGAGGCAGTTGGTGATGTTAAATGGGTCCATTGGTTTGATATCATATAGCGGAGAGACGAATACTCTTCACGTATCGATTTTAGGTGAAATTGGTGTAAAAGAATCTTGGACTAAGCTCTTCATTGTTGGGCCATTGCCTCATGTTAAGTATCCCATCGAAGCAGGGAAAAATGGTGATatattcttcataaaaaaagatGGAGAACTGGCTTGTTTTAATTTAGATACACAGACGATTAAGGAGCTTGGTGTCGAAGGAGACATGAGTCAAATA